TAAATCGAACTGCCTGCTTCCTGCCGTATATTATACTGCGCGCTGCTGCTATCTAAGTCTACCTTTACTGCCTGCAGTTATTCCAGCTTTTAAACCAGATCCGTCCGGAAGAGACGTCTTGTCTCGTCTCGTCTCTGTTCGATAttggtgagtgagtgagtgagtgagtgagtgagtgagtgagtgtacAGGGAACCAGGCCAAAAGCGAAATTCTGGAGTAGTTTGAACCTTTgattcccttcccttccgtACATATCTTATCTATCATATAGCTAGTTAGCTGCGTGATATCTGTCCCCTGGGGTAGAATGATAACTAACTGATTACTTTGGTTGTTGGCAATATCAATACAAGAGATTACTTCGCAGTATGAACTACGCTATAGTCGAAGTAACTAAGCTGCTTACTGCTTACTGCTTACTGCAGCTACTAGTTAATTAGCTAGCTGCATAGCTGCACAtctgcatgcatacatacatatgtAACAggtcaaatcaaatcaaatcccCCTTTTCTAAAACTTAATACTAAGGTCGCCAAAAATAACATGCCATCTAATTTAACAGTTGGTGTGTGATCAACCAAGTGAAATTGTTTATCAGTATCAGTATCTAGGTGAACTAGGGACGCTGATGGTATAGTAAGTAACTCTACTTCAGGTCATGATCCTCTAACTTTTAATACACCAGATGTATACATACCAAAAGGGTATGTATGGGGGATGACACTGCGAGCTTGTTTCTGCTGACGAGGACAGTCAAGCGGGCAGATAGATGATGGTATCGATTCGTATGCTGGTGATTACTAGCTTATTATTTCAGGTTAGATTTGTTTTCTACTTGTTAGtagacggagaagaagggtaGGTGATGTGATGTCTTTGCATATTAGGTACGTTGGTAGAGGATATTATCGCCTAGAATGTCGGGATCGTGGGTGGGAAAAGACTTGTTTTTGACAACCGACGTCTGATAGTGAGTTAAGCTTGAGATGTTAGGAAGGGCAGGGCGTTGAGTTGCACTGAGAGCAGGAAAGAGATGTGAACACAATAATTCGGGGACTGAAGGCATGTGAAGAAACAAAGGAGTTGCTCTTGATTATGAATGATCTCTGAGGATACTAGTCTGTGGATTCTGCAAGCTATACTAATGACACTCACTACTCTCCTAGCTGCTGCTATCACCACTTGACTAAGAACATTGAATGCTAAAACAAACATCCTGGGCTGAAACACACGACTAACTGACACATCCACACGTTTCACCCCAAGCAAATTCAGTATCCGTAGCAATTGATATAAGGTAACGAGAGTTCATCGGTCATGACTGGACCTCAACATCGACGCCCTATGTTAAACTCGTATAAGTCGAATCGATAAACAACAGAAGCTGACGAAGTAGGGAAAAGAAGTAAGCAGTGCACTAGAACTAACTGCCTGTCTTGAccatataagaataattcaACCATCTCAGTGATTGCTACAGTGCTGGCCCAGCAAGCTGGGGCCTAGAACAAGGCAGTCACCAAGCCTAGCGTTGTGGATTCTTGAGCTAGCAGAAGACCGTGCCACTCTAGGAAATGGGAGAGACCTCTGCACGGGCAGAACCTGTAGATGACTTGCGGCTGGACCGAGTTGGGGTTTCCACACCTCCGCTGGTACGCACCACCAGCTTGGAGGGGGTTTCGCGGGATTTGTCGTTCACTTTAAGTGGCGAGCCCCCCAAAGATTCATTATCCTTGGTCTGGGACATGCCCTCCTTGCGGCTTTTGACGCGTGGGCTAGGGGTAGCATGAATCTTGGTAGTTGCCGCTCCCTCAGCCGTTGCTTCCGAAGCAGCGGTGGATTTAGTGCTGGACCCAGACGCTTCTCTGGTTCCAGGCAATGAGATCTCCTTCAAGATCGACGTCCGGCTGCTGCCTTTGGTGTAAGGTGCAGAACGCGcttcagcagctgcagaaagcTTATTTCCCATGGGTAAAGCAGTAGAGGGGCTATTGGTGGGTGCAGCAATGCCGAACAGGGCCAGTGGCTTTGGCGGACTCAATGCTTCAATCAGCTGCCGGTATGACTCCTCGTCGACGGGGGTTACTATGCTGGGATGTTTGCTATGCTCGTAGCTAATGCCCGTCATGCTGGAGATGGCGCGACTACTTCCAGAGCTAGAGATATAATCGGGCATGGGAACATCCTCGCAAGATGATCGTGCACCTCGATGTCGGATAACAGGGTCGGTGAAGGGATCTGGCATGCATTGGCCTTGCCACTGGGGTAGAGGCATCTGAATTGATCTTTGATAGTTTCGATATGCCCAGGAATTGCCTGAATGGCTGCTTACGTGGCTTCTGGGGGCCAACATCCGACCCTGAGCACCTTGCTTACTGGGAGAGTGGGCGTGTGAGTCTTCTGCTGTCAAATTAGCAGGATCGATGCCCGAGTTGTACTTGAAAAGTCGTGGCTCCCGTGTCCACATCGAAGGGTTCGGCCAGGCGATGTTAGAATGCTCCAGGACCTCTACACTCAACGGGTCAGTGCATGTATGAAAAACGATCTTCTAAAGTAAGACTTACGCAGTGGGGCATGCTGGAAGGAAAATGCGACAATCTCCTTGACTCTCTCGAACGGTGGGTAGCGATGTGGGCGACAAAAGCCCTCGGCAATCACTACTCTAATCCTACCGTATAGCTCAGCGGCATCCCAATGTCTCTGCTCTAAAATCTCCTGGTGAAAAGGAGGGAAACGGAGGCTATCCTGATTGCCAGTCTTATCGACGTCTAGAATCTTGCTGTTAGGTGATTTTTGTGAATCAAAGGTGAAATGCGAGAGATTTGGTGCAAAGCATACACGAACTTAGGTCTAAAGATGGGACAGCAAAGTCAGCTATAAATTCGGCAACAGAAGGATCACTTCTTCTCAC
The window above is part of the Aspergillus luchuensis IFO 4308 DNA, chromosome 8, nearly complete sequence genome. Proteins encoded here:
- a CDS encoding uncharacterized protein (COG:S;~EggNog:ENOG410PUEP), which gives rise to MPLPQWQGQCMPDPFTDPVIRHRGARSSCEDVPMPDYISSSGSSRAISSMTGISYEHSKHPSIVTPVDEESYRQLIEALSPPKPLALFGIAAPTNSPSTALPMGNKLSAAAEARSAPYTKGSSRTSILKEISLPGTREASGSSTKSTAASEATAEGAATTKIHATPSPRVKSRKEGMSQTKDNESLGGSPLKVNDKSRETPSKLVVRTSGGVETPTRSSRKSSTGSARAEVSPIS